A window of the Dyadobacter pollutisoli genome harbors these coding sequences:
- a CDS encoding glycosyltransferase, which produces MDIVITGQQAWDVEIGSNCKNIALEFCKKHRVLYVNSPLDRISQLKNGSDPKVAKRRDVIKKKRDGLEKIQENLWVLYPDELIESINWLSSQRIFTYLNKRNNRIFAGSIARAVSKLGFVDYIHFNDNDMFRSFYLKDMLKPKLSIYYSRDFMLAVDYWKKHGAAIEPALIAKSDLCVANSTYLADYCRRYNPNAYYVGQGCDLEIFMEGINAAEPDDMRASSRPRIGYVGALQSIRLNMDLLQYIAEKRPDWNLVLVGPEDNEFRESGLHALPNVIFTGSRDIKDLPAYINSFDVCLNPQLLNEVTIGNYPRKIDEYLAVGKPVVATRTDAMSVFSEHVYLGQTKEDYISLIELALFENSESRIAARRTFASSHSWENSVSEIYKAVDQVGSPKR; this is translated from the coding sequence AATTCGCCTCTTGACCGGATCAGCCAGCTAAAAAACGGTAGTGACCCCAAAGTGGCCAAACGCCGTGATGTGATCAAAAAAAAACGGGATGGACTTGAAAAAATACAGGAAAACCTCTGGGTATTATATCCCGACGAATTAATAGAATCCATCAACTGGCTTTCCTCTCAGAGGATCTTCACTTATCTCAATAAAAGAAACAACAGGATCTTTGCCGGCAGCATCGCCAGGGCAGTATCGAAGCTAGGTTTTGTGGATTATATCCATTTCAATGATAATGATATGTTCCGGAGCTTTTATCTAAAAGATATGCTGAAACCGAAGCTGTCGATTTACTATTCCAGGGATTTTATGCTCGCCGTGGATTACTGGAAAAAACATGGGGCTGCTATTGAGCCCGCACTGATCGCCAAAAGTGATCTTTGCGTTGCCAATTCAACTTATCTGGCAGACTATTGCAGAAGGTACAACCCGAATGCCTATTATGTAGGGCAAGGCTGTGATTTGGAGATCTTTATGGAAGGCATCAATGCGGCTGAGCCTGACGACATGCGGGCGAGCTCGCGTCCGCGCATTGGTTACGTGGGTGCATTGCAGAGCATTCGTCTCAACATGGACTTGTTGCAATACATTGCCGAAAAGCGCCCCGACTGGAACCTGGTGCTGGTGGGGCCCGAGGATAACGAATTTCGGGAAAGTGGCTTACACGCCTTGCCTAATGTAATATTTACCGGCTCAAGGGACATCAAAGACCTGCCCGCCTATATCAATTCCTTCGATGTGTGCCTGAACCCTCAGCTGCTTAACGAAGTAACGATTGGGAATTATCCCAGAAAAATTGACGAATATCTCGCCGTAGGAAAACCCGTAGTTGCGACGCGGACAGATGCGATGAGTGTTTTTTCTGAGCACGTTTACCTGGGTCAGACCAAGGAGGACTATATTTCACTCATTGAGCTGGCGCTTTTCGAAAATTCAGAATCCAGGATTGCAGCGCGGAGGACATTTGCGAGCTCTCATAGCTGGGAAAACAGCGTAAGCGAAATTTACAAAGCTGTCGACCAGGTTGGTAGTCCTAAACGCTGA
- a CDS encoding response regulator, producing MPTSLTKDSFRWYYASIYLGLALIFGSQYFTYKNVRDLSLNNERLTRTIGVLNQTANFGLVTKDFQSNMRGYLITENRALLTDNYNKKIQLIGITDTLFNLVKDDSIQTKRVKDLLSISSSIVGYSQGLITLYRTDGQERAFSKIQEGEGIQLNSTLTRKINEIEDYENHNLNQRRMLVARTQENSVLFIIVTGVVGFLLTILSIIFMNLDKRKQVLLQKEINEKERLVSQYLEAIPDGVMVINKQSEIVFLNQSGRDILGLKTGRLITLADELNQIKLLDPTRYHVRFTPDTLPVARGLHGEKLIGNKIDLVRNDKIYHLETNVQPVIGLEGEITSAITVFRDITERANYEATLEKARVLAEKSVRVKDIFLSNVSHEIRTPLNAIIGFTNLLIGEVTEPKSVEYVGYIQYAGKNLLELINDILDFSKIEAGQVHLEKTAISLKEVVESVSVIVNQKAVEKGITFQAVMADGLPEFVEADKLRLTQILLNVCGNAVKFTEKGRVSLTVNPISEIVNTTQTIRIEVIDTGIGIAKDKLHDVFNRFVQATESTTRVFGGTGLGLSIVKSLVQLFDGTLKLQSEVGKGSVFTMDFPFKVMKDAAPLEDIEVDIDTSAAISKLRVLAAEDNTLNQKLLQAIFERIKIPLTIVNNGQEALDKLNSEEFDMVLMDIQMPIMDGYTAIKEIRRSISKTIPIITMTAHAMVGEKEECLSIGANSYISKPFKESELLYTIAHLGNKDNIEAPPSPTPQTKDLNSQPPNNMSDNILNLDYLSEITGGDQELRDELIAMFEKDSQIQLRTIEEASASGDMDRLRQTIHKFRSSLFSVGMLATANQYKDLEAILKQGNWNAELSQKLVQLKAESESGLVQLKLL from the coding sequence ATGCCGACCAGTTTGACAAAAGATTCATTCAGATGGTATTATGCGAGCATATACCTTGGCCTCGCGTTGATTTTTGGCTCGCAGTACTTCACCTATAAGAACGTGCGGGACCTCTCTCTCAACAATGAAAGGCTCACCCGGACCATTGGCGTTTTGAACCAAACCGCCAATTTCGGCCTGGTTACTAAGGATTTTCAGTCGAATATGCGGGGATACCTCATTACCGAGAACCGCGCTCTTCTGACTGACAACTATAATAAAAAGATTCAGCTCATCGGCATTACCGATACTTTATTCAATCTGGTTAAAGACGATTCAATTCAGACTAAAAGGGTAAAGGACCTGCTTTCGATATCCAGCAGCATTGTCGGTTATTCCCAGGGACTTATCACGCTGTACCGGACCGACGGACAAGAAAGAGCCTTTAGTAAAATCCAGGAAGGAGAGGGAATCCAGCTTAACAGTACATTGACACGAAAGATCAATGAAATTGAAGACTATGAAAATCACAATCTAAACCAGCGGCGCATGCTGGTAGCACGGACACAGGAAAATTCAGTGCTTTTCATCATCGTAACAGGTGTCGTAGGGTTTTTGTTGACGATACTTTCCATTATTTTCATGAATCTTGACAAACGCAAACAAGTCCTGTTGCAAAAAGAAATCAATGAAAAAGAGAGGCTGGTCAGCCAGTACCTGGAAGCTATCCCAGACGGGGTAATGGTGATCAATAAGCAAAGTGAAATTGTGTTTCTGAATCAATCAGGACGGGACATTTTAGGTTTGAAAACCGGTCGGCTCATCACCCTGGCTGATGAGCTCAACCAGATCAAACTGCTGGACCCAACCCGTTACCACGTGCGCTTTACACCCGACACACTTCCGGTGGCGCGGGGATTACACGGCGAGAAGTTGATCGGCAATAAAATTGATCTGGTCAGGAATGATAAAATTTATCATTTGGAAACCAACGTACAGCCAGTGATCGGGCTGGAAGGTGAAATCACCAGCGCTATTACTGTTTTCAGGGACATTACAGAACGTGCTAACTATGAGGCAACGCTGGAAAAGGCCCGCGTGCTTGCTGAAAAATCAGTTAGGGTCAAAGACATTTTTCTATCTAATGTAAGTCATGAGATCCGAACGCCGCTGAATGCGATCATTGGCTTTACCAACTTGCTGATCGGCGAGGTGACTGAGCCCAAAAGCGTTGAGTACGTAGGCTACATTCAATACGCAGGCAAAAATCTACTGGAATTGATCAACGATATTCTGGACTTCTCCAAAATCGAAGCCGGACAGGTACACCTTGAAAAAACAGCTATTTCACTCAAAGAAGTCGTCGAATCCGTTTCTGTGATCGTCAATCAAAAAGCCGTTGAAAAAGGGATTACTTTCCAGGCTGTCATGGCCGATGGGCTACCCGAGTTCGTTGAAGCCGACAAATTGCGGCTCACCCAGATTTTGCTGAATGTGTGCGGTAATGCCGTCAAATTTACAGAAAAAGGAAGGGTAAGCCTGACGGTGAACCCGATTAGCGAAATCGTGAATACTACACAGACAATCCGGATAGAGGTCATTGATACTGGAATCGGCATTGCCAAGGATAAGCTTCATGACGTTTTTAACAGGTTTGTACAGGCCACTGAGAGTACGACCAGGGTTTTTGGCGGTACAGGCTTAGGACTGAGCATTGTAAAATCATTAGTCCAACTTTTTGATGGCACTTTAAAACTGCAAAGCGAGGTGGGAAAAGGAAGCGTCTTCACCATGGACTTCCCGTTCAAGGTAATGAAGGACGCTGCACCTTTGGAGGACATCGAGGTGGACATTGATACAAGTGCGGCAATCAGTAAGCTGCGTGTGCTTGCTGCCGAAGATAACACCCTTAATCAGAAGCTATTACAAGCCATTTTTGAAAGAATAAAAATACCCCTGACCATCGTCAATAACGGCCAGGAAGCACTTGATAAATTGAATTCGGAAGAATTTGATATGGTTCTGATGGATATCCAGATGCCAATTATGGACGGCTATACGGCCATTAAGGAAATCCGCAGGTCCATTTCAAAAACCATCCCGATTATTACGATGACTGCCCACGCAATGGTCGGCGAGAAAGAAGAGTGCCTCAGCATCGGAGCTAACAGCTATATTTCAAAACCCTTTAAGGAAAGTGAATTGTTATATACGATCGCACATTTGGGCAATAAAGACAATATCGAAGCCCCTCCATCACCAACACCACAAACAAAAGATCTCAATTCTCAACCACCAAATAACATGTCCGATAATATTTTAAATCTTGACTATCTCTCTGAAATCACGGGCGGCGACCAGGAGCTTCGTGATGAGCTGATCGCGATGTTTGAAAAAGATAGCCAAATCCAGTTACGGACTATTGAGGAAGCATCCGCATCGGGAGATATGGATAGACTGCGCCAAACAATTCACAAGTTCAGATCTTCGTTATTTTCTGTGGGAATGCTGGCTACGGCCAATCAGTACAAAGACCTGGAAGCAATTCTCAAACAGGGAAACTGGAATGCGGAACTGAGCCAAAAACTGGTGCAGCTTAAAGCAGAATCCGAGTCAGGATTGGTTCAACTGAAATTGCTTTAA
- a CDS encoding glycosyltransferase, producing the protein MKKEHFFKGVTLLVTHYNRSQSLEQLLKSFIDLDCRFEDIVVSDDGSKPEHIDYLQLLQKQFDFRLLTTPKNKGLGNNINKGQDAVQTPLTLYVQEDFTPAAIFPERFEHAVRLINSRPEIDMVRFYAYFEYPYLKNPDQGYYDMVFNLWRPGYRKFYMYSDHPHLRRNNFFAKFGRYIEGQKGDFTEYSMMMSFLKKNGKALFYRDFQNLFTQKNSEAEPSTMKRESWRESDNFFLSQLRHLYRHLKFNFDYLI; encoded by the coding sequence ATGAAAAAGGAACATTTCTTTAAAGGCGTGACATTGCTGGTCACCCATTACAACAGGAGCCAATCCCTGGAACAACTCTTAAAGTCATTTATCGATCTGGACTGCAGATTCGAAGATATCGTCGTTTCCGATGATGGCAGCAAACCCGAGCATATTGACTATCTTCAGTTATTGCAGAAGCAGTTTGATTTCCGGCTGCTCACAACTCCCAAAAACAAAGGATTGGGCAATAACATTAACAAGGGCCAGGATGCAGTCCAGACTCCGCTTACTTTATATGTACAGGAGGATTTTACACCTGCCGCCATTTTCCCCGAGCGTTTTGAGCATGCAGTGAGGCTGATCAATTCAAGGCCAGAGATTGACATGGTCCGCTTTTATGCCTATTTCGAATATCCGTACCTGAAAAACCCTGACCAGGGATACTATGATATGGTATTTAATTTGTGGAGGCCAGGTTATCGTAAGTTCTACATGTACAGCGATCACCCGCATCTGCGGCGCAACAACTTCTTTGCAAAATTCGGAAGGTATATTGAGGGTCAGAAAGGTGATTTTACCGAGTACAGTATGATGATGTCGTTTCTTAAAAAGAATGGAAAAGCGCTTTTTTATAGGGATTTTCAAAATTTGTTTACACAAAAAAATTCCGAAGCCGAGCCTAGCACAATGAAAAGGGAGAGCTGGCGGGAAAGCGACAATTTTTTTCTTTCACAATTAAGGCACCTATACCGGCATTTAAAATTTAACTTTGATTATCTGATCTGA
- a CDS encoding glycosyltransferase family 2 protein: MHIFQDTTLLITHYNRSESLERLLNSFEDLNCRFGDIVVSDDGSKPEHLTKVKSLKNRFNFTLVTTPVNKGLGNNINKGQDAVKTPYTLYVQEDFQPSDLFPEHFEDALGFMRADHKWDIVRFYAYFAYPTLKPFQKGFSEMVYSFWDMNHLKFYYYSDHPHLRRSSFLEKFGRYPEGIKGDLTEYKMAVSFLQKKGKGLFFNDFTKIFYQKNSSNEPSTMVRADWKLSENPLVKLARVGYLRYRWLKNTLDLVFMK, encoded by the coding sequence ATGCATATTTTTCAGGACACGACACTGCTGATTACCCATTACAACCGAAGCGAATCTCTGGAACGTCTTTTGAACAGTTTTGAAGATCTTAATTGCCGGTTTGGAGACATTGTGGTTTCCGATGATGGAAGCAAACCAGAGCACCTTACCAAGGTGAAATCCCTTAAAAACAGGTTTAACTTCACACTTGTTACTACGCCGGTCAACAAAGGCCTCGGCAATAATATCAACAAGGGCCAGGATGCGGTCAAGACGCCGTACACTTTATATGTACAGGAAGATTTCCAACCGTCTGATCTCTTTCCGGAACACTTCGAGGATGCGCTCGGGTTTATGCGGGCCGATCACAAATGGGACATTGTCAGGTTTTACGCCTACTTTGCCTACCCCACCCTGAAACCTTTTCAAAAGGGGTTTTCCGAAATGGTATATTCGTTCTGGGACATGAACCATCTCAAATTTTACTATTACAGCGACCATCCGCATTTGAGGCGTAGCAGCTTTTTGGAGAAATTCGGAAGGTACCCCGAAGGAATTAAAGGCGATCTGACAGAATACAAAATGGCCGTAAGTTTTTTACAAAAAAAAGGTAAGGGGTTGTTTTTCAACGATTTTACAAAAATTTTCTACCAGAAAAACTCCTCTAACGAGCCGAGTACAATGGTAAGAGCCGACTGGAAACTCAGTGAAAACCCGCTGGTCAAACTAGCCCGCGTTGGCTACCTCCGTTACCGGTGGTTAAAGAATACACTCGACCTTGTGTTCATGAAATAA
- a CDS encoding glycosyltransferase family A protein has protein sequence MSLFGLPKWILPHLFTNKRFQDLTGEEIDHLKLNISRFRDENPDISVVIPAWNEENNIYRTLSSLSASNSKYKVEIIVINNNSTDGTQNVLDTLGVRNYLQTVQGTPFARQMGLELARGKYHLCADSDTFYPPDWMDLMVAPMVKDSGITGVYGNYAFIPPDSQGRLGLWLYEKFAGIMIRIRKKNREYLNVYGFNMGFVTEIGRSTGGFKVNGARVYANIVGSDFQNEAEDGRMALNLKKAGSLKMVTDSKATVFTSPRRLLDDGSIANAFFNRAKRQLKGMRDYLSMF, from the coding sequence ATGAGTTTATTTGGTTTGCCGAAATGGATTTTACCCCATTTATTTACCAACAAGCGGTTTCAGGATCTCACAGGCGAAGAAATTGATCATCTTAAATTGAATATCAGTCGTTTCAGGGACGAAAACCCCGATATCTCGGTGGTGATTCCTGCCTGGAATGAAGAAAATAACATTTATAGAACGCTCTCGTCGCTGTCTGCCAGCAACAGCAAATACAAAGTTGAAATAATTGTGATCAACAATAATTCAACGGACGGGACCCAAAATGTGCTCGATACATTGGGTGTGCGCAACTACCTGCAAACCGTTCAGGGAACACCTTTTGCCCGGCAAATGGGCCTTGAATTAGCCAGGGGAAAATACCATCTCTGCGCGGATTCCGACACTTTTTACCCCCCCGACTGGATGGACCTGATGGTAGCACCGATGGTGAAGGATTCAGGCATTACCGGGGTGTACGGCAATTATGCATTTATTCCACCGGATAGTCAAGGCCGCCTCGGACTCTGGCTTTACGAAAAGTTTGCCGGAATCATGATCAGAATCAGAAAGAAAAACAGGGAGTATCTCAATGTATACGGTTTCAATATGGGGTTTGTAACCGAAATTGGCCGTAGTACCGGAGGATTCAAAGTAAACGGCGCCCGCGTTTATGCCAATATTGTAGGAAGCGACTTTCAAAATGAAGCGGAAGACGGTCGAATGGCCCTGAACCTGAAAAAAGCGGGCAGCCTGAAAATGGTGACTGATTCCAAAGCCACCGTGTTTACATCCCCGCGTAGGCTGCTCGACGACGGCAGCATTGCTAATGCGTTTTTCAACCGGGCCAAACGACAATTGAAAGGAATGCGTGATTATCTCTCCATGTTTTGA
- a CDS encoding lipopolysaccharide biosynthesis protein → MAFQLLQKLRNKHFLSLAGNGIMSVLGMLNMIILYRALPVASIGMWVFFLSILLLVDTFRSGFLTTAFIKFYAGAQEGRKAEVVGSAWFIGGSITAILLLINIPAFLCSSYFKNPSLILFLEWFGVIYVASLPYFIASCVVQAEQRFDQLLCIRFLSQGVFILFVIIMAVTKTANLQNIIYAYLGGAAMTSVFTVVMGWARLSDFKNRTRYCIAEIFHFGKYSVGTTLSSNLFGTSNNMIINFMLGPEALAVFNLGQRLMEVIEIPLRSFAATGMPELSAAYNEGNREKVIMTMKRYTGLITVALLPACIGAVLLADVAINIIGGSKYVDSEAANIMRLFMTFALLYPLDRFFALTLDVIHQPKINFIKVLLMLAGSVSASFLGIYLIGNVYGVAVAGVFPTLIGVSIGYWGLNRFQPFSLFSVFATGYTEAVGLVKTYWLKLAVK, encoded by the coding sequence ATGGCATTTCAACTTTTACAAAAGTTAAGAAACAAACATTTTCTTTCACTCGCCGGAAATGGTATCATGTCTGTTTTAGGCATGTTGAACATGATTATCCTGTACCGCGCACTGCCGGTCGCAAGCATTGGAATGTGGGTGTTCTTTCTTTCGATCCTGCTCTTGGTGGATACATTCCGGTCTGGTTTTCTGACGACGGCTTTCATCAAATTTTACGCGGGTGCCCAGGAAGGCAGAAAGGCCGAGGTCGTGGGTTCGGCCTGGTTTATCGGAGGCTCCATCACCGCCATTCTGCTGCTGATCAACATTCCGGCTTTTTTATGCTCTTCGTATTTCAAAAATCCGTCGCTGATCCTTTTTCTGGAATGGTTTGGAGTGATCTATGTGGCTTCACTGCCTTATTTTATCGCCTCATGCGTAGTGCAGGCTGAGCAAAGGTTCGATCAGTTGTTATGCATCCGTTTTTTAAGTCAAGGTGTTTTTATACTGTTTGTGATCATCATGGCGGTCACCAAAACGGCCAACCTGCAAAATATTATTTACGCCTACCTTGGGGGAGCGGCGATGACTAGCGTTTTTACCGTTGTAATGGGCTGGGCCAGGCTGTCTGATTTTAAGAACAGGACGCGATACTGTATCGCTGAGATATTTCATTTTGGAAAATATAGCGTTGGTACTACGCTCAGTTCGAATCTTTTTGGAACTTCCAACAACATGATCATCAATTTCATGCTGGGACCGGAAGCATTGGCCGTTTTTAATTTAGGGCAAAGGTTGATGGAGGTCATAGAAATCCCCCTCCGTAGCTTTGCCGCTACGGGTATGCCCGAGCTTTCGGCCGCCTATAACGAAGGTAATCGGGAGAAAGTGATCATGACCATGAAACGCTATACCGGGCTCATCACCGTAGCCTTGTTACCTGCCTGTATAGGCGCGGTGCTCTTAGCGGATGTCGCCATTAATATCATCGGTGGTAGCAAATATGTTGATTCAGAGGCGGCTAATATTATGCGGCTTTTTATGACATTCGCATTGCTCTACCCGCTCGACCGCTTTTTTGCACTTACCCTGGACGTGATCCATCAACCCAAGATCAATTTTATAAAAGTGCTTCTAATGCTTGCGGGTAGTGTTTCGGCCTCCTTTTTAGGCATTTACCTCATTGGCAATGTGTATGGGGTGGCCGTCGCAGGTGTTTTCCCGACATTGATTGGCGTGAGTATTGGCTATTGGGGACTCAACCGTTTTCAGCCTTTCAGCCTATTCAGTGTATTTGCTACGGGGTATACCGAGGCTGTTGGCCTGGTGAAAACTTACTGGCTCAAACTGGCCGTCAAATAA
- a CDS encoding acyltransferase family protein: MKHRFEVLDIFRGLFASLVFIFHLAPFSDTPILNNQFIENCDMFVDFFFVLSGFVIAYSYQFLSDGPQLKLFLTKRIYRVYPLHLVMLLAFVGMEIAKNLLSPYIQVNNLVNPANNIYTFFSSLFLLNSTPFPGVADVSWNIPSWSISAEMIAYIVFGTLVVFIHSSGQFARKNVFYALVIIISLAGLWQVSTNFQINYSFNYGFLRGIMGFFTGVTCFNLFDNTHQTLRTWPPVIFSIAEVITLSLIILCIYEGQIMKPWGAVFEILFFACIYTFSFEKGIVSTGLKSIRLFHQLGKYSYSIYMTHALMISLFNVLFIRLLKFQPQDYSYLVILNFALIYFVSAWTYKNIEMRFQYKSKRKPAQEEVGK; this comes from the coding sequence ATGAAACACAGATTTGAAGTTTTAGATATTTTTCGTGGGTTATTCGCCTCTCTGGTCTTTATATTTCACCTGGCGCCTTTTTCGGACACACCAATATTGAATAATCAGTTTATTGAGAACTGCGATATGTTCGTAGATTTTTTCTTTGTCCTCAGCGGCTTTGTAATTGCCTACAGTTATCAGTTCCTCTCTGATGGCCCTCAGCTTAAACTGTTTCTGACTAAGAGAATTTACCGTGTTTATCCTCTTCATTTGGTGATGCTGCTGGCATTTGTTGGAATGGAAATTGCCAAAAATCTGCTTAGTCCCTACATTCAGGTTAACAATCTGGTGAATCCAGCCAATAACATTTATACATTTTTCAGCTCGTTATTTCTTCTCAACTCAACACCTTTTCCTGGCGTGGCTGACGTAAGCTGGAATATTCCCAGCTGGTCTATCAGCGCTGAAATGATTGCATACATTGTGTTTGGGACGCTTGTAGTCTTCATCCATTCATCGGGCCAATTCGCCCGTAAAAACGTCTTTTACGCACTGGTTATCATTATTTCACTAGCCGGGCTTTGGCAGGTATCCACCAATTTTCAGATCAATTACAGTTTCAACTACGGATTTCTCAGAGGAATTATGGGCTTTTTTACGGGCGTGACCTGCTTTAATCTGTTTGACAATACACACCAAACCCTTAGGACATGGCCGCCGGTCATTTTTTCGATTGCAGAGGTCATTACGCTCTCATTAATCATACTTTGTATTTATGAAGGTCAGATCATGAAACCTTGGGGGGCGGTATTTGAGATCTTATTTTTTGCCTGTATTTATACTTTTTCCTTTGAAAAAGGCATTGTATCAACAGGATTGAAAAGCATCAGACTCTTTCATCAGTTGGGAAAATATTCCTACTCTATCTATATGACACACGCGTTGATGATCAGTCTATTTAATGTGCTTTTCATTCGGCTGCTCAAATTTCAGCCGCAAGATTATTCCTACCTGGTCATTTTAAACTTTGCATTGATCTATTTTGTATCGGCTTGGACTTATAAGAACATTGAAATGCGCTTTCAATATAAGTCCAAGCGCAAACCTGCTCAGGAAGAAGTTGGAAAATAG
- a CDS encoding ATP-binding protein — translation MKEDSDEINIVFRCHREAIPGTLNVCLDQIRKNTESHLIDESVLSRIKWVITELLTNAVKHSGQDESALKIKISRSELVLEKADSGKPLILTGQNNGKISWPLENLSPPIDFPIYHNGMDSLCVRTDQNGKAVFFIEKMAGMEMPGLLTDTSEHFGLLIMTKASDEFTYEYDPLNKVNRFACLFNLNSK, via the coding sequence ATGAAGGAGGATTCAGACGAGATCAATATAGTTTTTAGATGTCACCGGGAGGCAATTCCCGGCACGTTGAATGTATGCCTGGACCAGATCAGAAAAAACACAGAATCCCATTTAATTGACGAATCTGTTTTATCGAGGATCAAATGGGTAATTACCGAGTTGCTGACCAATGCGGTCAAGCATTCAGGGCAGGACGAGTCAGCGCTGAAAATCAAGATCAGCAGATCTGAGCTGGTACTCGAAAAAGCGGACTCAGGAAAGCCGCTCATACTGACAGGGCAGAATAATGGAAAAATCAGCTGGCCATTGGAAAACCTCTCCCCTCCTATTGATTTCCCAATTTACCACAACGGGATGGACTCTTTGTGTGTCAGAACCGATCAAAATGGTAAAGCAGTTTTTTTTATTGAAAAAATGGCCGGTATGGAAATGCCGGGGCTGCTGACAGATACCAGCGAGCATTTTGGTCTGTTGATCATGACCAAGGCATCCGATGAATTCACCTACGAATACGATCCGCTGAACAAGGTAAACCGCTTTGCGTGCCTGTTCAATCTCAACAGCAAATAG
- a CDS encoding STAS domain-containing protein, translating into MILQVTQIHRVIQATILPEEASLTNAELFKEEMISLIANGARLVIVSFENVNYIDSSFLGSLVVALKYAMPRNVDIYLVSLKPDVKNLLTLIRMDKVFKMFKDYEQAMESVK; encoded by the coding sequence ATGATTTTACAAGTCACCCAAATTCACCGCGTTATACAAGCCACCATTTTACCGGAAGAGGCCAGTCTGACAAATGCCGAGTTATTCAAGGAGGAAATGATAAGCCTGATCGCCAACGGTGCCAGGCTGGTAATAGTAAGTTTCGAAAATGTGAATTATATCGACAGCTCTTTTCTGGGGAGTTTGGTGGTGGCATTAAAATATGCTATGCCTCGCAACGTCGATATCTATCTTGTCTCTCTTAAACCGGACGTCAAAAACCTGCTGACACTGATCAGGATGGATAAGGTCTTTAAAATGTTTAAAGACTATGAACAGGCGATGGAATCAGTAAAGTAG
- a CDS encoding response regulator has product MISFPNPPTTVKKILLVEDNLLFRKVIEASLLKAGYNCVLCESATEALELLLVETPDLILSDYDMPEMNGFDFRQAVLLNPNVRDIPFVFLTSFTDNSLVLEGLSMYALDFINKETPIPVIISKLNNIITSLQNEHVRSVRELKIAAETLNVKSIPIKAPKVAGYRIYFWHRGYRGYPGGDFIDFVHADSRFSFAFLGDIMGKKWQAWFFTFGFLSYIRAAIRFCVLDNDFNLDVIVQKINKLIYLDEGLQNILSSLSLLLLDSETGEVHYTGAGDLPLISYKSGDRQVTTIQSSGLLLGLLEDGFYDKQIIGMKPGDQLAIFTDGMIDIPSNGSKKSDYPFFVEKISPYLGEPESFEQITSQVLERIDDNNQMDDASIIFIEKQ; this is encoded by the coding sequence ATGATCAGTTTTCCCAACCCTCCCACCACCGTTAAAAAGATCCTTCTGGTAGAAGATAACCTTTTGTTTCGCAAGGTTATCGAAGCCTCCCTATTGAAAGCCGGCTACAATTGCGTGTTGTGCGAATCAGCCACAGAAGCCCTCGAGCTGCTACTGGTCGAAACCCCCGATCTGATTTTATCCGACTATGACATGCCGGAAATGAATGGCTTTGATTTTAGGCAGGCGGTTTTGCTAAATCCCAACGTCCGCGACATTCCATTCGTTTTCCTTACTTCGTTCACCGACAATTCGCTGGTGCTGGAAGGGCTCAGCATGTATGCGCTGGATTTTATCAATAAGGAAACACCTATCCCAGTGATCATTTCCAAGCTGAACAATATCATCACCTCTCTTCAAAATGAACATGTCAGATCGGTTCGCGAGCTAAAAATTGCTGCCGAAACACTTAATGTCAAGTCGATACCGATAAAGGCCCCAAAAGTGGCCGGTTACAGGATATACTTCTGGCACAGGGGATACCGGGGCTATCCCGGAGGGGATTTCATCGATTTTGTGCATGCCGACAGCCGCTTTTCTTTTGCTTTTTTGGGCGATATCATGGGCAAGAAATGGCAGGCATGGTTTTTCACATTCGGTTTTTTGAGCTATATCCGGGCTGCGATCCGGTTTTGCGTGCTGGACAACGATTTTAACCTTGACGTGATCGTCCAGAAAATCAATAAGCTCATTTACCTCGATGAAGGCCTTCAGAATATTTTATCCAGCCTCTCGCTTCTGCTGCTGGACAGCGAAACAGGCGAAGTTCATTACACAGGTGCAGGCGATCTGCCCCTGATCAGCTACAAGTCTGGCGACCGGCAAGTGACAACCATACAGTCTTCGGGATTGCTACTGGGCCTTCTCGAAGATGGCTTTTACGACAAACAGATCATCGGAATGAAGCCGGGGGACCAGCTTGCCATTTTTACCGATGGCATGATTGATATCCCATCCAATGGTTCGAAAAAAAGCGATTATCCGTTCTTTGTCGAGAAAATAAGTCCATACTTGGGCGAGCCGGAAAGTTTTGAGCAGATCACTTCACAAGTCCTGGAAAGGATCGATGATAATAATCAAATGGACGACGCCAGTATCATTTTTATAGAAAAACAATAA